The Candidatus Poribacteria bacterium DNA segment ATGTTCCCAGATGAGTTAGAGGCAGCACTCGAGGCGTGTCCAATGGTGTATCTCCCGTACGGGCTGTGCGAACCGCACGGTTGGCACAATGGGGTTGGGATGGATGCGATTCGAGCGCACGAATGCTCGTGTCAGGCGGCACAAGCACACGGTGGGATTGTCGCACCGCCGTTTTATTGGCACTGCCATGAGATCGGCGGCTACGGCGCATGGGGACACAAGCAAGTGAATCAAGAACGACCGTGGCTGACAGCAATACCCCCTTGGATGTTTTTGAAGAATATCTGTTATCACATCCGAGCGGTGGATGCGTTGGGTTTTCACGGTGCGATTCTGTTTTCGGGGCATTCGGGTCCGCATCGGTTGGACGTGCCTGTGGTGATTGAGATTATGCAAGCCCATGTCGGCGTTCGGATGTATTCGACGATGAGCATCGGTGCGGATATCGAGCGTTTCGAGGATGGTAAAGGATTGGGCGGACACGCTGGACGTGGTGAAACGTCCGTGCTTTGGGCGGTGGCACCCGACTGTGTCGATATGTCGCGGATGCCGACAGATGATGCACGCGCACCCCATTTCGCAATGGGCGATTTCAACGAGTCCTCCAGCCGTCTCGTCGGGGAGCAGATGGTGACAGATATCGTGGCACATTTTGGTGAAAAGACACGGGAGTTGCTATCGGCATATAAGGCGGAAGTGTCGAATCACACGCCACTAACGTTTGATGATGTCGAAGGGATTTGGGAAGACGAGATCCGACCCAAGTTGGCTGAATTTGCTTCCATGCAGCCGCCTGAACCACCACCGCCTTCTGATTCTCGATGGCACCCCAACTCGCAGATACCCAAAGGACGAATACTATGACACATTGGGCTGTTGCAATAAGTAGAGAACAATACCTCACCTTGGAGGAAAATTATGAAGTCTCAAAATGTAGAACAGATTAAAGAATCTGTTCGTAAACATTATGCCGACAGAATAAAAACGGATGAATCCTGCTGCTCGTCGCTTACCTGCTGTCCGGACACCGATACGGATACCCCTGCCGAAAAGAATGGCTACACCGAAGCACAGATTTCCAGCATCCCCGCCGATGCCGCTGAACACTCCTTTGGGTGCGGGAATCCCTTGGAATATGCGGACGTTCAAAAAGGCGACGTTGTGGTCGATCTCGGATCAGGTGCCGGGATTGATGTGTTACTCGCATCGCAACTTGTCGGTGAAAGCGGCAGCGCGATCGGTATTGATATGACATCTGAGATGATTGAGAAAGCACAACAGAATGCCGAGGCAGCTGAAGCGAAAAATGTCGATTTCCGGTTGGGTGAGATTGAATCCATGCCGGTTGAGGATGAAAGTGTGGATTGGATCATTTCCAATTGCGTGATCTGCCTGTCGCCGGATAAGGACAAAGTTTTTGAAGAGGCGTACCGCGTCCTCAAGCCGGGCGGTAAGTTGGTGGTGTCCGACATGGTCGCCAATAATATGCCGGGGTGGGTGAGGACAGCGGTAAGTACGTGGGTGAGTTGTATCTCAGGTGCATTGCCTGAAGACCAGTATTTAGGTTCGATTCGCCAGGCTGGATTTGAAAATGTTCGGGTTCTCAGCAAGTCAGCCTATGCGAAAATGGGTCAGATAGAGGTTGCGAGCGTTAAGGTAGCGGCAGTTAAATCCCCATGAGATGACAGCAAAATCCCTGTGTGATGTTTGGAGCCACAAATTTACCAAGGGTTGGTTGCGTCCATCTCCCATTTGACAATATTTCTGACTGCAATCCGCCCATCTTCGGAAAACAACCGCACCTCTTTGCTGTCGGGTCGCGTCGGATAAACCCGCTGGACAATGCACGCCTCTGAATTGACAAATATTTCGATGACCGATCTGTCAACAAAAATGTCAAGTTCAAACACTTGGTTATCTCCGAGCGCAAAAGGCACCGTCTGTTTGAACCCCCCAGATTTCAGTACCTCACGTCCGCACCGATATGAAAGTGTTTTGTCGGTACTCGCATTTTCAAAATCGACAACAAAGGCTTGCTGCTCCGTATCGTAACGAATCACCGTCTCCTCCTCAAGATCCGGTGAACAGAACAGTTTCAACCCAAAACGCTGCGCGGCATGCGGCTCTATCGTCAGTTTCAACTCCATACAATCTGAGGCGAGTCCGTCAAGGGTAATTTCTTGCTCCGCTTCTAAAGATAGATCTTCGACGTGACATGGATTGTATCTCAAGGATTGCAATTCTGGAGCCGGTTCGATACTGAGACGGTTATCCGATGTCGGTTTCAGGTGCCACGGCAGCGTCATAATGCTCTGCCAACCGTATTCGTCTGCGTTGCGGGCATCGCCGATCCATCCCCAAAAGAGGCGTCTCCCCTTATCGTCAATGAGGGTTTCGGGACCGGAGAGCATACTGCCGAGATGGCTGAGTTGTCCGTTAATTTCGGGATAGAAGGTCTCATTTTCGTAGTGTCCGATATAATACTGGCATTTGTTGAACGGATGATGGGTGTGCATCAGCAGCATGTGTTTCTCGCCAAAACGGAAGAAGTCGGAGCAGGCGCAATCTTCAACCTCTGCTGTCCATCTGCGCGAGGATTTATAGAAGGGACCGATGTAAGTCCACTGCTTGAGGTCCTTCGACTTAAACAGACTCGTCGAATCGCCTTCGTAGCCGGGACGATGGTTTTTATTGCCGATGAGGGCATAGTAGGTGGCACCCTCTCTCCAACCACTTGGGTCAAAGATTATGCACTCGGGAAATTCGTCCGTATCGATTGGGATCACTGGATTTTCCGCCAACGGTGTCCAGTGCGAGAGATCGGCATCGTGACATTGGTAGATACAGATCCCTCTTCTCGGCATATTGGTGATAATCGTCGGGGTTTCCATCCCGTCCATGACATCGCCGCTATTGAAATAATCGCCCTTCTTCCCTTCGAGGGGTTCGTCGAGATACGCCGTGTGATATTGCCAATGCAGCAGATCCCGACTCGAAATGTGCTGCCAACTCGAAAAGTCTCTCTCATCAGGACCGTTTCTTATCTTTTGTAGATAGCCGAGATGGTACCTCCCATTGAAGAAGACCGCACCGTTGATGTCATTCCAACGACCGTGCGGCGGTAGAAAGTGGTATTTTGGTCGAAGCTTATCGGCGACCATTTTCTCCCTGACTTGATACGACTCCATTAAAAAATCATCATACGTACGCATAGCTCACCTTCCTTTGTATAAATTTTCACACATCTACGAGCCTTCTATGTCTCAATCCAGTAGGATACGGTAGCCGGTTTGAACGCCGGTTATCATCCCAACAATTGACCAGAGTCCGGCGCAGGTCATCTCACCGAGAATCAATCCAAGAAACAGCGGACGTGCCTCTCGATACGCTCTGAGTCCGCCGTATTTCACGACCCCATATTTCAGAAAATAACCGAGCATGATAGAAAACCATAACTTAAACGATGCCCAGGAACTTAGCATCGTGTATCCGATCGGGTGGAGGGGCCACCACACAAAAACTTTTCGCAGCCACATCAATCCGATCGTGAACGCACTACCGAAAAGTGTGAAACCGGTATTCGTCCAGTCGGTTCCTGTTGAGGGGCTGTTAAGGACGGCACTCAACCAGCGCACGCCGCCGCTACCGCCCGTGTGCACGTGCAGCGCTCCGTGTTGGTAACTGACTTTCAGTACGGAATAGTATGAAACGAGCAATCCCAGCACCATCGCCACTCCCATCGCCATGAGGAGTTTGCGACGGTTGGCTCTAACCGTGTCTGCCGCCTTCAACCCGTTCATCACATTTGGCATCATAAACTCCCTCAGGTGAGAAGTTAAACCAGTGGGTTGCATGAACAACCACGTTGTCGTTGAAGGGGTCATCCGTGCGGTTCCAAGCGTTGTAAGAAAGAAACTTTGCGGTGAAAACGAGGGATTGATAAAGGGGATACCGCCGTTGATAATCTGCCACGTCAACGCAACAAACACGCCGACCGAAAAGATTACAAAGAGTACCGCAAATCCGAGCGACATTCCCATCAGGACGCTGAGGTATATCAAGAGTAACACGCCTCCGATAAGCCCGAGGACTGTCAATCCAGCGGGCATCGGTTCATTCTGAACATCGGATTGCGGAGCGTTGCGTCCAAAGCCGCTTAAGAACAACTGCTTGATATGCCGCCGCGCTTTGAAGAGCGCAAAGCCGGCGAGCGTCAGACACGCCCCTGCTTCCTGTGCGGCACTGAATGAATACGCTGTCCATTTCACACCCGGCCCCTTCGTTATGAAAAAACCGAGCATACTGCCGATGAGACATTGTAGTTTGAAAAACAGGAAGAAAAACCAGAGACTGAATGCGACCTCAAGTGTAAGCAGGTAGCTGAATCCAACCATCGACATCAATATAACGATCTGAAAGGGTCTCAAGGCGTTGAGCGGTCTGCCGACGAGGAACGGGTCGAGCCAAATTCGGATGGGGATATGTGGGAGGGTCGGGAAATACGCCTGCAGTCCGTTCAGGGTGTGGATGAACGCCGGTATAGCGAAACCGAGCCACATCTTTCTGTTTTTGAAGAATGAATTGACCACGCCTGACCGATGAACGGAGATCTCTACAGGCAGTTGAACGAGTGGAAACGTGCATCTCTCATATTCGACCCACTGTTTTCGGAGGAGCACAGCGAGACAAACCATGACGAAATAAGCAGTAAAAACATACAACGCCCACACGGAGAGCGGTTTCAGCCACGCGCCCCAAGGGATTCTCTCGCCAACGGATAAACCTTCATAGAACGAGGCAATCGCGACTTCATCGCGCACGACACGCCATTCGGGGATATATTGGAAGAAAAGCGAGCGCCACTCGTTCTCTGGGGTGGCAAAATAGTGGTAAGCGGCGAAAGTGGACAATGCGTCGCGCATCATCCCCGATGAGGGGATACCCGCAACGGCAATCATGATGCACCAAATAACGATGAGTTCTTGGGCGGAGAGCGCGAGTTTCGGATGTAGGCATCTCAGGACGGAATTAACCACCAACGCCAAAACGCTCAGGACAAAAAATGGGGCAAGCGGAAAATGACCGCCTGCCAGAAAGGTGTTCCGAATGACAAAATCGTTGTAGGGCGCGATGAAGCATTCCAAAACAGCCAAGGCGATACCAATCACCACCGCCCTTTTTGACCAGTGATTTTTATAATTTATGTGATTTGCCATGATAAAGACATGTCATATCAATTATAGTTCAGTAGCAAACGATAACGTGATTTCTCCAGATTATAACATATATCGGAGAAGATGTGGATTTTTGTTTTTTTGACAATCACAAAGGTTGCCCTACCCGCACATTGGCATTCCACTTCCTTTCATTTGCTAAAAAGAGAAAGTTGTGGTAACATAATCCGAGTGTTAACCGGTGAAGGAAACGGACAAAAGCGGAATAAACACAACGATATGCTTACTCTCCAACTGAAACATCTCAGTCAATCAGCACTCGCAAGGAAGATAGCCATTTGGGTGCTATCCATCGGACTCCTATTTTTCGGGTTTCTCTCTAACGTATGGCACGTCGCCGAACGGCAATGGTTTGATACGCATCAGCGGGACACCGAAAGTCTTATTATCGGGAGAATGGTCAAATCTCGCCAAGATAGCATCTTCTCGGTAGGCGGACTCACGGGGGCAGGCGTTACGACAAACATTCAGCAGGACTGGATATCCGAAAACCAAATCGACAACCAATATGCCGCCTATCTCAACAGAGGTGCCTTTGATAAATTCTCACCCTACATGTCACAAACTGGGGGACAAGGGATGGTTTTCAGTCTACTCGATAGGCTCATTCCCTTCTCACCGCAAGTCAAGTTGTGGTCGTTCTATGTGTTGACGGCTCTGCTCTCGACAATCGCACTGACGGCGATTATCGGATGGTTCTACGAAGAGTTTGGCGGATGGGTCGCTATCTTCGTTGTAGCTTCGGCGGTGCTTTCCCACTGGTTGACGGTTTTTGGTAAAAATCTTTGGTGGAGTCTATGGGCGTTCTATCTACCGATGATTGTTGTCATGTCCCTCCTTAAACGCCACAGGGTTCCATCGAACCGGCAATTCATCAAGTTTGGTATCCTCATCTGCATCTCCGTTTTCATTAAGTGTTTCATCAACGGCTTCGAGTATATCACGACCACCCTGTTAATGATGGTGACACCGTGTATCTATTATGCCGTCCTCGACGGATGGAACAGACACCAATACGTGAAGTGGACGCTTGCAGCCATGTGTGGATCGGCGGTCGCAATTTTTTTGAGTCTGATCATGTTATGTTTCCAGATCGGTGCTGCAAAGGATGGGTTCATGGACGGTGTTGCGCATGTGCTCTGGTCTTTTGGTAAGCGAACATACGCAGAACCACAAGACTATCCGGCTGTATATGCCGCCAGTCTTGAAGCCGGTACGATAGGCGTGGTCATTACTTACATGAACGGTATTTTCTGCGATCTCAACAACTATCTATCTCAGCCCGACTCTTTCGTCTCTAATTTCCTATTGAAAATCCGCTATGCTTACCTAATCGTGCTTTTTATCGTGATGTCTGCGCTACTATTTTTGCGGAGCGAAAAGACCAGGTCAGAGCAACGGCAGCATTATATTGCCCTAATCTGGACGGCGTGGTTTTCAATGCTGGCACCTTTATCGTGGTATGTCATCTTCAAGGCACATTCATACATTCATACGCATATGAGTTTTCTTCTGTGGCAGATGCCCTTTACGTTCTTCGGATTTGCCGTGTTCGGATGTGCCGTCATCGCGTGGAAGAAAGGTTCTTAAGCTATCAGGTTTTGCGTAGGATACAACCGCAAGCCTGCAACAACGGCGCAGGCGACTCTTGAGAAAGGGACTTCAAACATGAAACCCACGAGGTTCTCCCGCAAGGAAAGTTTAAAAAAATTGGATCGGTGGATTGGCAGGGACCGATTGGGTCCTGACGAAATAGATAGTAATCGTTTCTTAAAAGCGGCGAGTCTCTTCGCAGATACGGCTATAGAACACGGGAGAGATAGATACAGTGGCAGAGATATGCCGCTTTTTGCCGACTGTCTTCATACCGACCATTTGAAGGCACCCAGATCTATGACATCGCACCGCACAGGCACCGAGCCGAAACCCGCGGTCTGGAGCTTCTTTCAAAATCAGCAGAACCTGATGCGGTTACTTGCCTCTTTAAGTCAGTTCACTGCGGATGGCAAGTATGTCCATGCCGCCGGAGAAGCCGCTGAGTACATGTTCAACAACTACTGGTATCCAGAGAGTGGTGTTCTGCATTGGGGCGGACACGGCTATGTGGATTTGGTAACCGGGAATTGGTACGGCATGAAGGGCGTTGTCCACGAAATAGAGGACGTATACCCCTACTGGGAACTGCTAAGAGCCGTGGACCCGGACCGGGGCGAGAGGCTGATGAAAGGGATTTGGGAAGCAAATATCAAAGATTGGGACGCCTTACACTACAACCGACACGGTGATTTCAGAAAGCAGGTCGATCATGCCAACACCTGGAACAGACCGTGGGACGGATACAAAGCACCCAAAATCAGTGCCGATCTCTCATTTATCAGTGTGGCACTGGACCTGGCTTACGCCGCTTATAGCTTGGGCTACCAAAAACAGGAGGAGGCGCCGCGGATTTGGGGGGAACGCCTCTTAAATCTGATTATAAAACAGCGGGATCCAGAGACGGGCATCTGGCCCAATCTGGTGCATCCGCAAAGTGACAAACGCGGGCTTAACGTCTTCGGCAGAAAGTATCCGCAGGCGACCGAACCGAGGGTTTATGTCGGCAATCAGTTGAACCACACGATTACCCAGATGATGGGTATGCTGACAATCGTAGAGAATGCCGAAAAATATGGACGTATCGGCGAAATGGCGCATATCAAAGCGGCGGTTGAGCAACACATCATCGGTTTCCTCAACGCCTCCTACGATCCGAAAAACAACACGTTGAAAAGCATCGTTATTGATGGAACGGATCTCACAGGTTTTCGGATAAAGGGACCCTTCAGGATAGAGAAACTCTACTTCGGTGCGAAAGAGGGCGGCGCGTTTCTGCCGCAGAACGTTACACCGCTCTTTACCGCCGTTTGTGCCCGTGGATATCGGGTTTCCGGAGGCAGAAGCGAGTTCAGAGACTACCTACGCACGATGTTTAAAGCCTTCGGGATCGGCGACATCGGTGCTGACAAAAACGCCCCACCGTCGTTGAATTTTGACACAACCGCCTTGGAACCCGCTTATATCTTCGCGTTGGTAGACCTGTACCGGGTAGCACCGAGGGCAGAATTTCTGGCGATGGCGGAGCGGATAGGGGACAATCTGCTTTACAATAGACAACATGCCGATAGTGGTCTCTTTACGCTTGAAGATGACTTTATCCTCTACAGCAAGGTCATGGATAAACCGGAATTGCAGGAGTCTCATGAAGGGAAAAGCGTGATTGAGATTTTACAGGATACGCATAAAACCGCGAACCTTGATGCCATGGAGCCGCTAGCGCTGCTCAGCCTCTACGCCGCACAAAGCGGACGCTACGATATCATGCCCGGCTGGACAGCGGGTGGGCTTTACCTCAAGGTGAGCAGTGTCGGCCATATTGTAGGCAAAGAGATGCAGTTGTGGTTTGATAAGCCAGCCCTGAAGCAATTTTACAAGGACAGTCATATCAACTGCACCTGGTCTATTGACGAAGATTGAGCCAAATAGGTCATTAAATTCCACACACATTCCCTTAGAACATCCAGCACGGCAGCAAAAAACTTGTAGGGCAAGCACCCTGCCTGAACCCTACAAGTTTTAATAAGCATTGCGTCCTGAACGCAATTTATTTTCATTGTGAATAATCGTTCCGTTTCGCTGGATCATCCGTGAAGTACTCGACGAACTCCCATTCAAAACCATCCGCATCAATGAAATAGATCCGTTTTCGGTAGGGATGCGGTTCAACTTTGTAACCTTCTTTATATCCGGTAGCCAGCAGACGTTCCCGGATACCTTCAGCGTCATCAACAGCAAAACCGAGATGGTTCACATAGGTCCCCTCACGGTCACCTGTGAAAGGATGCTTACGGTCTGACAATGCAATGTAAAAATCGTCAGTCCCAAGATGACACCATTTCGTTCCATTAGCATTATCACCGCCACCCCTGACTCGGAAATCTGGAAAGGCAGTTGTTAGGAAATCGATTGCTTTTTCAAGGTTATTCACGCTCATGTTAGCGTGTTCAAGATAACGGCTCATTGTTAGATCCTCCTGAAGTTTGAAGCTAAACCTTATCGTCTAACCCAAAATCGGGTTAACTCTCTTTTGTCTTTGTAATAGCATAGCAAGTTTGGTGCCAAGCGTTTAGGTTCTTACATAAATTGAGATATATCAGCGTTTTATAGGGTAAAATGAAATTTCAGGTTTTACCGATGTATTTCAAATCTGAAACAAAACCTGAACGAATTGCTTTGAGGTCTTAGAAATAAAGGTTATTTCAAATCTGAAACAATTTTCATTTATGAAACAAAGTTCTTGACATCCGCTTCACCGTGTGATAATCTGTAACCTATAGGTAACGAATCCTGTTCACGCGTGGAGGGGAAATGGTGAAGTGGATTAATGTAGCGAAAACATCTGCAGTTGAACCGGGACAGAATATCGTCATTAAATTGGACAATGAAGACATTGCAATCTTTAACACGGGTACAGAATTTTATGCGATCAATAACACCTGTCCGCATCAGGGAGGACCGCTCAACGAGGGAACACTGGCCGGTGAAGTCATTACTTGTCCGTGGCACGGTTGGCAATACAATCTGAAAAATGGATGTCCTATTACTACGCCGAATCTCCGAACCTATCCGCTCCGACTTGATGAAGATACCCTTCAGATCGCAATCCCCCCTGAAGCACCGGCAAACAACCAGCTCGAAGATACTGTTTTTAACCGAGCCGTTGAAACCGATCAGGTCTATGGAATCCTTGAGCAGATTCAGCTTGGAAAGACACTCGATGAAGTCTTTGAGAACATCTACGCTGGACTTCAGAATGTAGTGCCGCATAACCGATTAGGCATCGCACTCATTGACGAGTCATCCGGTGATTTAGTGCAGTGCAAAACGAAATCCAACAGGAAAATCTTGCTGGACAACGGGTTTTCAGCAAAGATCAAGGGGTCAAGCCTTGAACCTATCCTCAATTCAGGTGAAGCACGGATTATTGACAATTTTAAGGAAATTCTCGCAAGAAGACCGACGAACTGGACAAGACTGATGGTCCAAGAGGGGATGCGCTCAAATCTGACACTTCCACTCAAGGTACAGGGAAAACCCATTGGCGTCGTCTTTTTCACCAGTGAAAAACCCCGCGCATTCTCGGAGGTGCATATTAGGCGATTGAAACCCATTGCTGGACAACTCTCAATTCTGATTGAAAAAGGGGATTGGACAGACAAACTCGCCGAAAGTAACAAACGATACCGCACGCTTTTTGAGATGTCCAACGATGCAATCTTCATTTGTCCATCACTCACGGAAATGTTTGTTACCGTGAACGAAAATTTCTGTGCATGGCTCGGTTACACACATCAAGAGCTCGTCAATCTGTCACTGCGTGACCTAATGCCTCCCGATGAATTTCAAAACACCCGAGATACGCTCAAAGGACTCGACCAACAGAATCCTATTACTTTCCAAACGGAACTGTCCTGTAAAAACAAAAACCGTTTACCCTTGGAAATTCGTGCGATCCGAATTACGCATGACGAGCGGGAATTTATCCAGGGGTTTGCCCGTGATCTCTCGGAGATAAAAGCCCTCAGTGCCCAACTGAAAGAGCACCATTCGTTTGGGAACCTCATCGGAAAAAATCGGAAAATGCAGGAGATTTTCGAGTTAATTCGACTCGTCGCACCCATGAAAACGACCGTCCTGATTCAAGGTGAAAGCGGTACCGGCAAAGAACCGATTGCTCACGCAATCCATGACAATAGCGAAAGAGCGAAAAAACCCTTCATCCGCGTCAATTGCGCTGGCTTGGTTGACAATTTGTTGGAAAGTGAACTCTTTGGACATGTCAAGGGTGCGTTTACCGATGCTATCGCAACGCGCGAAGGGCGATTCGCAGCTGCGGACGGAGGCACCCTCTTCCTTGATGAAATAGGCGAACTAAGTCTCGGAACACAAGCAAAGTTGCTCCGCGTCTTGCAAGAAGGCGAGTATGAAATGGTCGGTTCGACCGAGACTAAGAAAGTGGATGTCCGCGTCATTGCTGCGACAAATCGAATCCTGAAAACAGAAATTGATGCTGGACACTTCCGCGAGGATTTATACTACAGGCTCAACGTCGTCCCGATCACCCCGCCGCCACTCCGTGAAAGACGAGATGACATTCCACGCCTCATTGAACACTTCATCGAAAAATTCAGTCAACAGACACAGAAACCGATTCATCGCACCTCACCCGATGCCCTTGAAATCTTAATGGATTATGCCTATCCCGGCAATGTGCGGGAGTTGGAAAATATCATAGAGCATGCCTTTGTCAAATGTCAGGGAGGAAGCATTGAAAAGCAGCATCTACCGCTCGATCTTATCTCCTCGAGAGACGATATTGTTACGCAGGCGCTCAGGGAAAGCAACCCGCTTGCTGCCTTGGAAAGTGAATTGGTTCAACGGGTTTTGGAGGAGTCTGATGGAAAGCCACAACTTGCTGCCCAACGTTTGGGGATTAGTCGGACAACCCTATGGCGAAAACTCAAGGCAGTATAGTAGAATTACCAGAGCAATCACTTTGGGCTGGACCTTAGAAGAAATCTGGACGCTTGAAATCCAACTCCGAAATGTTTTTCATTGACAACTTCGTTGAGGTTAACATATTATAGCGATAAGCGTTG contains these protein-coding regions:
- a CDS encoding creatininase family protein, whose translation is MRHEVRWERMFPDELEAALEACPMVYLPYGLCEPHGWHNGVGMDAIRAHECSCQAAQAHGGIVAPPFYWHCHEIGGYGAWGHKQVNQERPWLTAIPPWMFLKNICYHIRAVDALGFHGAILFSGHSGPHRLDVPVVIEIMQAHVGVRMYSTMSIGADIERFEDGKGLGGHAGRGETSVLWAVAPDCVDMSRMPTDDARAPHFAMGDFNESSSRLVGEQMVTDIVAHFGEKTRELLSAYKAEVSNHTPLTFDDVEGIWEDEIRPKLAEFASMQPPEPPPPSDSRWHPNSQIPKGRIL
- the arsM gene encoding arsenite methyltransferase, with the protein product MKSQNVEQIKESVRKHYADRIKTDESCCSSLTCCPDTDTDTPAEKNGYTEAQISSIPADAAEHSFGCGNPLEYADVQKGDVVVDLGSGAGIDVLLASQLVGESGSAIGIDMTSEMIEKAQQNAEAAEAKNVDFRLGEIESMPVEDESVDWIISNCVICLSPDKDKVFEEAYRVLKPGGKLVVSDMVANNMPGWVRTAVSTWVSCISGALPEDQYLGSIRQAGFENVRVLSKSAYAKMGQIEVASVKVAAVKSP
- a CDS encoding glycoside hydrolase family 32 protein yields the protein MRTYDDFLMESYQVREKMVADKLRPKYHFLPPHGRWNDINGAVFFNGRYHLGYLQKIRNGPDERDFSSWQHISSRDLLHWQYHTAYLDEPLEGKKGDYFNSGDVMDGMETPTIITNMPRRGICIYQCHDADLSHWTPLAENPVIPIDTDEFPECIIFDPSGWREGATYYALIGNKNHRPGYEGDSTSLFKSKDLKQWTYIGPFYKSSRRWTAEVEDCACSDFFRFGEKHMLLMHTHHPFNKCQYYIGHYENETFYPEINGQLSHLGSMLSGPETLIDDKGRRLFWGWIGDARNADEYGWQSIMTLPWHLKPTSDNRLSIEPAPELQSLRYNPCHVEDLSLEAEQEITLDGLASDCMELKLTIEPHAAQRFGLKLFCSPDLEEETVIRYDTEQQAFVVDFENASTDKTLSYRCGREVLKSGGFKQTVPFALGDNQVFELDIFVDRSVIEIFVNSEACIVQRVYPTRPDSKEVRLFSEDGRIAVRNIVKWEMDATNPW
- a CDS encoding VOC family protein, with amino-acid sequence MSRYLEHANMSVNNLEKAIDFLTTAFPDFRVRGGGDNANGTKWCHLGTDDFYIALSDRKHPFTGDREGTYVNHLGFAVDDAEGIRERLLATGYKEGYKVEPHPYRKRIYFIDADGFEWEFVEYFTDDPAKRNDYSQ
- a CDS encoding Rieske 2Fe-2S domain-containing protein, encoding MVKWINVAKTSAVEPGQNIVIKLDNEDIAIFNTGTEFYAINNTCPHQGGPLNEGTLAGEVITCPWHGWQYNLKNGCPITTPNLRTYPLRLDEDTLQIAIPPEAPANNQLEDTVFNRAVETDQVYGILEQIQLGKTLDEVFENIYAGLQNVVPHNRLGIALIDESSGDLVQCKTKSNRKILLDNGFSAKIKGSSLEPILNSGEARIIDNFKEILARRPTNWTRLMVQEGMRSNLTLPLKVQGKPIGVVFFTSEKPRAFSEVHIRRLKPIAGQLSILIEKGDWTDKLAESNKRYRTLFEMSNDAIFICPSLTEMFVTVNENFCAWLGYTHQELVNLSLRDLMPPDEFQNTRDTLKGLDQQNPITFQTELSCKNKNRLPLEIRAIRITHDEREFIQGFARDLSEIKALSAQLKEHHSFGNLIGKNRKMQEIFELIRLVAPMKTTVLIQGESGTGKEPIAHAIHDNSERAKKPFIRVNCAGLVDNLLESELFGHVKGAFTDAIATREGRFAAADGGTLFLDEIGELSLGTQAKLLRVLQEGEYEMVGSTETKKVDVRVIAATNRILKTEIDAGHFREDLYYRLNVVPITPPPLRERRDDIPRLIEHFIEKFSQQTQKPIHRTSPDALEILMDYAYPGNVRELENIIEHAFVKCQGGSIEKQHLPLDLISSRDDIVTQALRESNPLAALESELVQRVLEESDGKPQLAAQRLGISRTTLWRKLKAV